CGCCCTACACCGGGAGGGTTATTGTTACGATGGTTGACAGATGTACATTCACAAAAGAGCATATCTGCAAAGATCTGATGTTTTGTTTGGTAACTTTGAGAGTAGCTTAACAAACTACCCCTACAGCGCTAAGGATATCAGTCAGGGACAAGTTTTTATTTTTCGCTCCCCACCGACGTATGCCCAGCTTTTTGCGGATGTTGGGTTTAATGTCATGAATTATCCTTTAACACCTAAAGCTTCTCGATTTAACACCTGATTTAACTTACCACTCCGATAACCTTCTAAATCTAATGTTACGTAGATAAAACCAAACTCTTGAAAAGCGGAAACGACTGATTGCAAATCAATCTTCAACACAAACTCTTTGATTTGTTCTGGCGGTAATTCAATTCGTGCTGTATCACCTTCGGAACGCACTCGCAAATTCAGATAACCCAACTTTCGCAAGTATATTTCTGCCCTACCCACTCGTTGTAGCTTGGCTACCGTAATCTCTTCACCGTAGGGAAAGCGGGAACTTAAGCAGGGTTGTGCGGGTTTATCCCACCAAGGTAAACCGAGTTCTTTGGAAATTTGGCGAACTTGAGCTTTGGTGATACCAACTTCTGCTAAGGGCGATCGCGCACCTCTTTCTTTTGCTGCTTGAATTCCAGGGCGATAATCATGCAAGTCATCAGCATTTACTCCGTCTACCACGTATGGATAACCCCATTTGATCGCCAAGGGTTTGAGAGTATCATGCAGTTCACTTTTGCAAAAATAACAGCGGTTAACAGGGTTGGAAGTGTAATTGGGATTTTCCATCTCGCGTGTTTGGATAATTTGATGAGGAATCCCAATAGTTGCTGCTTGAATGGAGGCGTCTTCCAACTCTTCGCTTAACAGTGAGGGAGAAACAGCTGTGACAGCCAAAGCGCGATCGCCCAAGACATCATAAGCAATCTTGGCTACCAATGTGCTATCAACGCCACCAGAGTAGGCTATCAGAGCTTGCTCCATTTCTACAAATAACGCTTTTAGTTGCTCAAGTTTCTCTGTTAGCATCTTTTCCAATCCTGTCTAAACGCTATTGCACCCGATGATTTCCATTTTAGGTGGGCAATCAAGAGATTTGGGAAAAGGTTACAGCTTATAGGTTTATACCATGTCAATTAAGAGGTATTTGTGACAATTCCATAGGTGTAGAGACGTGCCATGGCACGTCTCTACTTCGGCAATCGTGCTTACAAACCATATTATCTGAAGGTATTGACCTGTATACCACACATTATTTCGTGTAATTTCTATGTTGTAATGACGGAAAACCAAGTAAAAGACTATGAATGCACAACTCGCTCAATTAATTGTCAACGGTATTGCTGTGGGGAGCATTATTGCTTTAGCAGCAGTTGGACTCACTCTGACCTACGGGATTTTACGGTTATCTAACTTTGCTCACGGTGATTTTGTAACATTGGGGGCTTATCTGACGCTGCTGGTTAATACCTTTGGTGTCAATATTTGGCTGTCTATGGTCATTGCTGCGATAGGGACGGTAGCAATCATGCTATTGTCGGAGAAGTTGCTGTGGTCAAGAATGCGCTCTATCCGTGCTAATTCCACCACTCTTATTATTATCTCTATCGGGCTTGCCCTATTCCTTCGCAATGGCATTATCCTGCTCTGGGGCGGTAGTAATAAAAATTACAATCTGCCTGTGACCCCTGCTTTGGACATTCTGGGCGTGAAAGTACCGCAAAATCAATTGTTGGTTCTATTTTTAGCAGTATTAGCAATTGTAATACTACACTACCTTTTGCAAAACACCAAAATTGGCAAGGCAATGCGAGCCGTTGCAGACGATTTGGACTTAGCTAGGGTTTCTGGTATCAATGTAGACAAAGTCATCCTTTGGACTTGGGTTATTGCTGGTAGTCTGACATCTTTAGGCGGAAGTATGTATGGCTTGATGACAGCTGTGCGCCCCAATATGGGCTGGTTCTTGATTTTACCTTTATTTGCTTCAGTCATTTTGGGAGGGATAGGCAATCCCTACGGTGCGATCGCCGCAGCTTTTATCATTGGTATTGCCCAGGAAGTCAGCACTCCTTTGCTAGGTTCTCAGTACAAACAAGGAGTGGCTCTGTTAATTATGATTTTTGTGCTGCTTGTTCGTCCTAAAGGTTTGTTCAAAGGCACAATTTGAGCAACACCAGAACATAGGAATTGGGAACTGTTAGTCGTTAGTCAGTAGTCATTAGTCAAACTGAATACTAACAACTAACCACTCACCAGTCCCCAGTTCCCTAATGTGACATCAAAATGGCAATTATGGATTAATCAAATGAAAGTAGATCCCAGCCACCAGGATGTTACCTGCTAGTAGAATTAAGCTGATTACGGTGCGAAAGGGGTAGGGCGGTTTGGCTCCAGTTTTAGCAACGTCTGTGCCAACTTTTTTGTTAGCAGGTGCGAACTTGGCTTCAGTCGTCATTGTTTTCTCTCCTATTTAAAGACTTATTAACAAATACCAAAGAGCCGTCATATATAGCGAGAATCTTTAAGAATATTTTTGTGGATTTTGCACCACAACTCAGCAAAAATCAACAAAATGTAGCAAGCAGACCCTTCCCTTGCGGGTGTAGGGTCTGGTAAATTCCTACCCCTGCACCCTACAGCCCCCTTAGCCTTCAACCCCTGCGTGATAAGAGCTGCGAACTAGAGGACCAGAACGGACATGGCTAAATCCCATTTCCCGTGCTATCTTGCCTAATTCATCAAATTCTTCTGGTGTCCAATACTTTTGGACGGGCAAATGTTCCAAGGAAGGACGCATATACTGACCAATTGTGATGCGATCGCATCCTACCTTGCGTAAATCCGTCATTGTCTCAATCACTTCCTCGACTGTTTCCCCATGTCCCAGCATTAAACCAGACTTAGTGGGAATGGAAGGGTCAATTTCTTTGACGACTTGCAAAACAAAGAGCGAGCGATCGTACTTTGCACCTCGGCGCACTGGTCCTTGTAACCGTTGCACTGTCTCTATGTTGTGATTATAACAGGCAGGCTTTGCCTGCACTACCTTACATATACGCTCGCGTTGACCTTGCTTAAGCGCACCCGCACCGCCCCAAAAATCTGGTGTCAACACCTCAATTTGAGTTTCCAGGGTAAGCTGGCGGATAGTTTCCATTGTCTTGACAAAATGACCAGCCCCTTTATCTGGCAAGTCATCTCGAGCAACAGAAGTCAGCACAACATAACGCAATCCTAACAGATGCACTGCCTGTGCCACCTTTTGCGGTTCTTCAAGGTCAAGAGGCATAGGCGCATGACCTTTATCTACTTGACAAAAAGCGCAAGACCTGGTGCAGGTAGATCCCATGAGTAAGAAAGTTGCGGTTTTTTGGGAGTAGCACTCACCCCGGTTGGGACAACGTCCCTCCTCGCAAATCGTGTGGATTTGGCGCTGCTTGATAATACGTTGTACTGTAGAAAGTTCACTAGCTTTGCCAATTGGACGACGCAACCAACTCGGCATTTCCGTAATTTCAGACTTAAGTTGGGCTTGTTGTGAAGAAGTCATAAGCACATAGATAAGAGTGAGGGAGTAGAGGAGCCGGGGAGTGGGGGGAAGTCTTTTTCCCTACTCCCCTAACTCTTGCTGATCCCTTGTTACCTTAAATATCACCATGACACAAATTAAGGAGCCGAGGTTGGACAAAACACATTAAAAACTGCCACTTCTGGTGGAAATTACTCTCCCCCAACCAAAAGAAATATTGAGTATAGTGGGATAATTCTTGGCGTTAATTGGCGAAACTGCCATCTAAACCTAAAGTTTTTATTAGAGCAAACAGTCGTGGCAAGTAACAAAATTTTAGTTATCGATGACACTACAGTTGTCAGGGTAAAAGTGCGAGAAATGTTGCCACCAGGCAACTTCCAGGTCTTGGAAGCAAAAGATGGTCTAGAAGGATTGAATTTAATCCGTCAGGAAAAACTCGGTTTGATAATGCTAGATTTTCTGCTGCCTAAAATGAGTGGCTGGGAAGTTTTTCAGCAAATTCAATCCCAGCCAGACCTACGAAAAATTCCTCTGGTCATTATGTCTGGTCGTAAAGAAGAGGTGACGGAGAAAATCATAGAACCCTTTGAATATTTTGAGTTTCTCGGAAAGCCGTTTGACCAAAAGCAACTCATTGGCGCGATTAAGTCCGCAATGACAAAGGCTAAACAGCCGCGCCAAGAACCTAGTCAAAAGGTAGCAGCACCTGCTGTAAATAATGCAATAGCAGCGACCTCTAGTAGTGAAGGAGAATCAGCCGCCCAAATTCAAGCATTAAATGAGAAAATTGCCAAAATGCAGGCGGAAATTGATGGTTTGAAGAAACAGTTAGCTCAAGTTGTCACTTTTATTAAGCAGAAAATCAAATAACAGAAGCTGAACTATGTATATTGGTTTCTAGTAGACCAACTAGCCTGCCAGAGTTTACCCACAAGCGGAGCATAGACGTTCCAAGAGTGTCTTCATGTGGAATCTGGCAGGCTTTTTTGTTGTTTTGGCTCGTGGCTGAAAAACGTATAAATACTGATGATAAAATTTTAATGTAGTAAAATCATCAATATCTCCATAGTTATACATAAGTCAATGCACATCCAAAAATACATATTTTTTCTGATGGCTGTTACTAATCAGATGCCACGACTACTCACTTGTGACAGCTATAGCAAGATATACAGAGAAATAAAGTCATTAAATTGGCTAAATATCACAAAATATTGTATTTTTTAAAGTTTTTATTCCAAATTACGAAAAATTCTCATTTTGTTTTCTATCATGATACAGATAGCACGTCAATGGGAACACTAAGCAATAGAAACCAAACTCAGAGCTTTAGTGTAAATGTTTATACACTTATGTAGAATTTTTCCTATTCCTGGCTATCGGATTTCTCAGGAAATCTACCTAGGAAGTAAAACGTTGGTCTATCGGGGCATTAGAGAAAAAGACCAACAACCTGTAATCATTAAGCTGATGCGGAATGAATACACTGATTCTAATGAAATCGCGCAATTCCGCAACCAGTACACCATCACCAAAAACCTCGACCTTCCAGGTATTGTTAAACCCCTTAGCTTAGAAAGCTATCACAACGGCTATGCTTTAGTCATGGAAGACTTTGGCGGTATTTCCCTCAAGGAGGAAATGGGGCGATTGGGTAGCGGTCTAGGGGTAACCCGTGAAGGAATGAATAAGTTTTTCCACATTGCCATTCAAATTGCCTCCACTTTGGACGGGCTGCAGCGTCACCGCATTATTCATAAAGATATTAAACCTGCGAACATTGTTATTAATCCCACGACGCTTGAAGTCAAACTTATTGACTTCAGTATTGCCTCCCTGTTGCCCAAAGAAATTCAATTCGTCACCAATCCTAACTTTTTAGAAGGCACGCTGGCTTACATTTCTCCTGAACAAACAGGAAGGATGAACCGAGGTATCGACTACCGCAGTGACTTTTATTCCCTCGGTGTCACATTCTTTGAACTCCTGACTGGACAGTTACCCTTCACCACCACTGACCCCACAGAGTTAGTGTACTGCCATATTGCCAAACAACCCCCAAAAGCTAGCAGTATTCATTCCAACATTCCGTCAATCGTATCTGATATCATCAGCAAGCTGATGACAAAAAACGCTGAAGACCGGTATCAAAGTGCTTTGGGGTTAAAGCATGACTTAGAACTGTGCTTCCAGCAATGGCAGGAGTCTAAAAAGATTGTAGCGTTCAAGTTAGGAGAACAGGATATTTCAGACCGTTTTCTCATCCCTGAAAAACTCTATGGTCGTCAACATGAAGTGAAAACCCTACTTGCTGCTTTTGAGCGAGTGACAGGCGGGAAAACTGAAATGATACTAGTTGCTGGCGCTTCCGGTATTGGCAAGACCGCTATCGTTAATGAAGTCCATAAAGCAATTGCGCCGCAGCATAGTACCTTTATCAAAGGGAAATTTGATCAGTTCCAGCGTGATATTCCTTTATCAGGATTAGTGCAAGCATTTCGGGATTTAATTAGGCAACTGCTGAGTGAAACTGATGCGGAAATTCAACAGTGGCAAGCCAAGATTCTGTCAGCATTAGGTGAACAAGCTCAGGTCATTATTGATGTCATACCCCAACTTGAAGTGATTGTTGGCAAGCAACCCCCAGTAGCTGAACTTTCTGCCACGGCTGCCCAAAATCGTTTTAATTTATTATTTCAAAGATTCATCAAAGTATTCACCACGGAAGAGCATTCCTTGGTTATCTTTCTAGACGACCTGCAATGGGCTGATACAGCTTCTTTGAAATTTATTCAATTATTACTAAGTCAGAGCAACGCAGAAATTAAAAAAATAACAAATTCTTCTCCCTTTTTAGAAGAAATGAATAAAGGTGGTGTAAATGAGGGGGGGTTGCTACTCATTGGTACGTATCGAGATAACGAAGTTTCCAGAACGCATCCCCTTTATTTGACACTCAATGAAATCGAAAAAAACGGAGTGACCATTAATACAATAACCTTAGAAGCATTAAATCAAGGTGATTTAAACCGTCTCATTGCTGATACTCTTCGTTGTCAAGAAGCGGTAGCTGTTCCTCTCACCCAAATGGTATTTCCTAAAACCAAAGGGAACCCCTTCTTTACCAATGAATTTCTTAAATATTTGCATAAGGAAGGAATAATTAAGTTTAACTTTGATATCAGTCATTGGCAGTGTGATATTGCTCAGGTCAAGGCATTAGCTCTAACAGATGATGTCGTGGAATTCATGGCACTTCAAATAGAGAAGTTGCCAAAACATAGTCAGAAAGTCTTGAAACTGGCTGCCTGCATTGGTAATAATTTTGACTTAAAGACTCTCGCAATTGTGCATCAAAAACTTGAGGTAGATACGGCGGCAGACCTCTGGCCATCCTTAATTGAAGGACTAGTTTTACCTGAAGTAGAAAGTTACAAGTTATTTATAGATAGCAATGAATTATCAGCAAGTATTGATAGTAAAGAATATAAACAATCACCAATTACCAAATCGCAATTACCCCAATATAAATTTGTACATGACCGAGTACAACAAGCCGCTTATTCTCTGATTCCCGAAGGTGAAAAACAATCAATTCATCTGAGAATAGGGCAATTGCTGTTGAACAAAACCCCAGTTGAAGAACTGGAAGAAAAGATTTTTGATATTGTCAATCAGCTCAATAGGGCATTGGAATTAATTACGAATCAGACTGAGCGTGATGCACTGGCAAGGATGAATTTGAATGCTGGACGTAGAGCTATGGCATCAACAGCTTATGCTGCGGCGGTTAAGTATTTAACTAGTGGGATCCAACTACTACCAGATGATAGCTGGCAGACAAATTATAATCTCACTCTAGCTTTATATGAAACAGCAGCAGAGGCGGCATACCTCAGCGGCGACTTTGAGCAGACAGAACAATTAGTAGAGGTAGTGTTGGTAAAAGCGAAAACTCTGCTGGATCAAGTGAAAGTGTATGAAGTCAAAATTCAGGCTTATGGAGCCCAGAACAAAGCACAAGAGGCGGTTAATATTGCACTATCCTTTTTGAAGTTGTTGGGAATACAGTTTCCTGAAAATCCGAGCCAATCGGATGTTCAAAGTGAACTGGAGAAAACAGCTTCAAATCTGGCTAATAGACGTATTGAAGACCTAATGAACTTGCCAGAAATGATGGAAGCGCAATCGCTGGCAGTCATGCGTATCCTATCTAATGTAATTGTTTTTTCCTATCAAGCTGTTCCTGAACTGATGCCGCTGATTTGTTGTAAACAAATTAATTTATCACTCAAACATGGCAATGCTCCCTTGTCTGCCCTTGCATATGTTGCTTACGGTCTAATGTTCTGTGGAATTGTGGGAGATATCGAGTCTGGCTATCAATTTGGGAAACTGGCTTTGAGTCTGTTGTCTAAATTCCAGATTAAAGAAGTCTCTGTGAAGGTTTTGCAGTCATTTAATTCACTTATTAGACCTTGGAAAGAGCATATCAGGGAAACATTAAAGCCTTTGCTAGAAGTTTACTCTGCTGGTCTGGAAACAGGAGATCTAGAATTTGCAGCGTATGCTCTTTATGTTTACTCTTATATTGCGTTTTTCACGGGTGAAGAACTAACAGCCTTGAAACACGAGACAGCGACTTACAGCAATGCCATAGGTCAAATCAAGCAAGAAAGGGCTTTTCACTGGAATGAAATTTACCGCCAAACAATCTTGAATTTACTAGGATTTGTCAAAGATCCATGTCGTTTAATCGGGGAAGCGTATGATGAGGAAAAAATGCTAACGCTTCATCTTGAAGCCAACGACGGAATGGCACTTTTCTTCGTCTATTTCTGCAAGCTTCAACTCTGTTATCTGCTTGGTAAGTACTCTCAAGCACTTGAAAATGCTGCAAGGGCAGAACAGTATTTATATGCTGGAATAGGAACGTTAGTAACTCCTCAATTCCATTTCTACGATTCCCTAGCAAGACTGGCAGCGTATCCTGATACCAAAAAATCTGAACAAAAACAAATTTTGGAAAAAGTCGCAGCTAATCAAAAAAAGATGCAGCACTGGGCACATCATGCCCCCATGAATTATTTACATAAATTTTATCTAGTGGAGGCTGAACGGTATTGGGTTCTTGGTCAATATCTCGAAGCAATGGAGGATTATGATCGCGCCATCACGCTTGCCAAAGAACACGAATACATAAATGAAGAAGCCCTGGCTAACGAACTTGCTGCTAAGTTCTATCTAGAGTGGGGCAAACAGAAGATTGCCCAAACCTACCTCACTGATGCCTACTACGGTTACGTTCGCTGGGGAGCATTAGCCAAAGTTGACGACTTGGAAAAACGCTATCCCCAATTACTTGCCCCAATTTTCCAGCGAGAAAAACCTAGCCTCGATGCCAGTAAGAATAGTACCTCTGACCGTAGAACATCCGTATCCACTTCTAGCACTAACGAAACTGTTATTGACTCAAACACAAGCGTTTCAGACTCGCTTGATTTAGCAGCTGTTATCAAAGCCTCGCAAGCACTGTCTGGGGAAATTCACTTTGAGCAACTGCTTTCCACCTTAATGCAAGTGGTCATGGAAAACGCCGGAGCCTCTAAGTGCGCTTTAATTTTAAGGAAAGGCGATCGCTTGTATGTAGACGTCACCGCAGTCAGTTCCAGTTCCGATTGTGTCCCCATCTGCACGGCGTTGGCATCAATTCCCCTAGAGTCAAGCGAAGATGTTCCCATAACTTTGATCAACTACGTCAAGCGTACGCAGGAAATCTGGGTCATTGATGATGCAACGGCTATTGACTCCCTCGCAACCGATTGCTACATTATCCGCGAGCAACCTAAGAGCTTATTGTGTATCCCGATTATCAATCAACGCAAATTGCTCGGCATTCTTTACCTAGAAAATAATCTAACAACGGCAGCTTTTACACGCGATCGCGTAGAACTCCTCAAACTGATTACCACCCAAGCTGCAATCTCCCTAGAGAATGCGATCCTCTACAAAAGTTTGGCACAAGCGAATGAACGCTTGGAGGAATACAGCCTTAGCCTAGAGGAAAAAGTAGCGCAGAGAACGCAAGAACTCAAAGAAAAAAATCAACGTTTGAAGCAAGCTCTAAAGGAATTGCAAAGCACCCAAACCCAATTGATTCAAAGTGAAAAAATGTCGAGCTTGGGGCAAATAGTGGCAGGAATTGCTCATGAGATCAATAACTCTATCAACTTTATTTATGGCAATATTAGTCATGCTAGTCGCTATGTCGAAGACTTACTCGATTTGCTTGCTATCTATCAGCAGGAAAATCCCAATCTTACAGATCAAGTTAAGAAGAAAATGCAGGAAATTGACTTGGATTTCCTAGCACAAGACCTGCCAAAGCTTTTAGATTCAATGAACTTTGGAAGTTCGCGTATTCGCAATATTATTCTGAGCTTACGTAACTTCTCCCGTTTAGATGAATCTGAAATGAAGCCAGTAAATATTCATGAGGGAATTGACAACACCTTGATGATTTTGCAACACCGACTCCAAAGCACGAACGAGGGATCAGAGATTGAAGTTATCAAAGAATACGGACAACTGCCCAAAGTCACTTGTTATGCTGGACAGCTTAATCAGGTGTTCATGAATATCCTAAGTAATGCGATAGATGCGCTCGAACAATCATTTCAAGAAAACAAAGCGACGAACGTGGACAAAGGAAAAATTTGTATTCGTACTGATTTGGCAAATTCCAATGTAAGAATTCGGATTGCTGATAACGGTTCTGGCATGACTAAGGAAGTGCAGCAGAAAATCTTTGATCCATTTTTTACCACTAAGCCAATAGGAAGTGGTACAGGATTGGGGTTGTCGATTAGTTATCAAATTGTAGTGGACAAACACAAGGGACAATTAACCTGTAATTCTACTCCAGGACAAGGTACTGAGTTTGTAATTGAGATACCGATGCGATAGTAAGGAACTTAAAACCTACAGTACAGTAGGATGGAATGAAACTGATTGAAGGATAAATTCAAGCATCTGTTAGGTAAGAATTTACTAACTCCCCCTTACAGGCTCAACTCTCTAATGAGAATTATTGACCGATGGACGCCTTTTTGCTCTCAATTCCTGCCTGAGTTTCTTGTATACCGATGGATCTACTGGCATCATCATCTGTGCAATTCGGTTCCAACTTGAATGGTGATTGTTAACCCCCATGTCCTGTAGAAGTTGCTCAAGGTGACGGAAGGCAAATGGGGCTATGCATGTCCCATTAAATTGAATAAAATGCCCTTCAGTCTTCACCCAGTCAAATTCTGCCTCTATTTCCTTGTGCATTTCCAACGCTGAAGGCAAAACCAAGTTGCCTTTGAAATATTCTACAAGCCACCAAGCTCCTATCTCCGATGTTAATTGGCAAAAGAGGCTGGAGTTGTAGCCGACAAAACCCATCTGCGGAATATCAGGGTGAATGAGATGGCGGTACAGGTGGAAATTTCCTTGGTGATCAATTACCAGACGACGGTCATTTTCTTCAAGAAAAGAGATATCTTGACGAAATCCTGTGCCAAAAATCACGACATTTGCCTGCAACCGCTCACCATTCGCCAATTCCACGCCATCTGTAACAAACCTGGCTATGCTCGTCTTTTTCGCTCGAATTTTGCCAGAACGCACGTGCTTGTAAAATCCTTCAGCAGCTACGTTAGCGGTACAACCTACGAATTTATTCAGGGGTATGTCAGGTAGCATCCTATTAGCATCAAGACCAAATTGTAGGCGGATGAGCGT
The sequence above is a segment of the Mastigocladopsis repens PCC 10914 genome. Coding sequences within it:
- the larE gene encoding ATP-dependent sacrificial sulfur transferase LarE, whose protein sequence is MLTEKLEQLKALFVEMEQALIAYSGGVDSTLVAKIAYDVLGDRALAVTAVSPSLLSEELEDASIQAATIGIPHQIIQTREMENPNYTSNPVNRCYFCKSELHDTLKPLAIKWGYPYVVDGVNADDLHDYRPGIQAAKERGARSPLAEVGITKAQVRQISKELGLPWWDKPAQPCLSSRFPYGEEITVAKLQRVGRAEIYLRKLGYLNLRVRSEGDTARIELPPEQIKEFVLKIDLQSVVSAFQEFGFIYVTLDLEGYRSGKLNQVLNREALGVKG
- a CDS encoding branched-chain amino acid ABC transporter permease; this encodes MNAQLAQLIVNGIAVGSIIALAAVGLTLTYGILRLSNFAHGDFVTLGAYLTLLVNTFGVNIWLSMVIAAIGTVAIMLLSEKLLWSRMRSIRANSTTLIIISIGLALFLRNGIILLWGGSNKNYNLPVTPALDILGVKVPQNQLLVLFLAVLAIVILHYLLQNTKIGKAMRAVADDLDLARVSGINVDKVILWTWVIAGSLTSLGGSMYGLMTAVRPNMGWFLILPLFASVILGGIGNPYGAIAAAFIIGIAQEVSTPLLGSQYKQGVALLIMIFVLLVRPKGLFKGTI
- the psaX gene encoding photosystem I protein PsaX produces the protein MTTEAKFAPANKKVGTDVAKTGAKPPYPFRTVISLILLAGNILVAGIYFHLINP
- the lipA gene encoding lipoyl synthase, which encodes MTSSQQAQLKSEITEMPSWLRRPIGKASELSTVQRIIKQRQIHTICEEGRCPNRGECYSQKTATFLLMGSTCTRSCAFCQVDKGHAPMPLDLEEPQKVAQAVHLLGLRYVVLTSVARDDLPDKGAGHFVKTMETIRQLTLETQIEVLTPDFWGGAGALKQGQRERICKVVQAKPACYNHNIETVQRLQGPVRRGAKYDRSLFVLQVVKEIDPSIPTKSGLMLGHGETVEEVIETMTDLRKVGCDRITIGQYMRPSLEHLPVQKYWTPEEFDELGKIAREMGFSHVRSGPLVRSSYHAGVEG
- a CDS encoding response regulator, with amino-acid sequence MASNKILVIDDTTVVRVKVREMLPPGNFQVLEAKDGLEGLNLIRQEKLGLIMLDFLLPKMSGWEVFQQIQSQPDLRKIPLVIMSGRKEEVTEKIIEPFEYFEFLGKPFDQKQLIGAIKSAMTKAKQPRQEPSQKVAAPAVNNAIAATSSSEGESAAQIQALNEKIAKMQAEIDGLKKQLAQVVTFIKQKIK
- a CDS encoding ATP-binding sensor histidine kinase; translation: MFIHLCRIFPIPGYRISQEIYLGSKTLVYRGIREKDQQPVIIKLMRNEYTDSNEIAQFRNQYTITKNLDLPGIVKPLSLESYHNGYALVMEDFGGISLKEEMGRLGSGLGVTREGMNKFFHIAIQIASTLDGLQRHRIIHKDIKPANIVINPTTLEVKLIDFSIASLLPKEIQFVTNPNFLEGTLAYISPEQTGRMNRGIDYRSDFYSLGVTFFELLTGQLPFTTTDPTELVYCHIAKQPPKASSIHSNIPSIVSDIISKLMTKNAEDRYQSALGLKHDLELCFQQWQESKKIVAFKLGEQDISDRFLIPEKLYGRQHEVKTLLAAFERVTGGKTEMILVAGASGIGKTAIVNEVHKAIAPQHSTFIKGKFDQFQRDIPLSGLVQAFRDLIRQLLSETDAEIQQWQAKILSALGEQAQVIIDVIPQLEVIVGKQPPVAELSATAAQNRFNLLFQRFIKVFTTEEHSLVIFLDDLQWADTASLKFIQLLLSQSNAEIKKITNSSPFLEEMNKGGVNEGGLLLIGTYRDNEVSRTHPLYLTLNEIEKNGVTINTITLEALNQGDLNRLIADTLRCQEAVAVPLTQMVFPKTKGNPFFTNEFLKYLHKEGIIKFNFDISHWQCDIAQVKALALTDDVVEFMALQIEKLPKHSQKVLKLAACIGNNFDLKTLAIVHQKLEVDTAADLWPSLIEGLVLPEVESYKLFIDSNELSASIDSKEYKQSPITKSQLPQYKFVHDRVQQAAYSLIPEGEKQSIHLRIGQLLLNKTPVEELEEKIFDIVNQLNRALELITNQTERDALARMNLNAGRRAMASTAYAAAVKYLTSGIQLLPDDSWQTNYNLTLALYETAAEAAYLSGDFEQTEQLVEVVLVKAKTLLDQVKVYEVKIQAYGAQNKAQEAVNIALSFLKLLGIQFPENPSQSDVQSELEKTASNLANRRIEDLMNLPEMMEAQSLAVMRILSNVIVFSYQAVPELMPLICCKQINLSLKHGNAPLSALAYVAYGLMFCGIVGDIESGYQFGKLALSLLSKFQIKEVSVKVLQSFNSLIRPWKEHIRETLKPLLEVYSAGLETGDLEFAAYALYVYSYIAFFTGEELTALKHETATYSNAIGQIKQERAFHWNEIYRQTILNLLGFVKDPCRLIGEAYDEEKMLTLHLEANDGMALFFVYFCKLQLCYLLGKYSQALENAARAEQYLYAGIGTLVTPQFHFYDSLARLAAYPDTKKSEQKQILEKVAANQKKMQHWAHHAPMNYLHKFYLVEAERYWVLGQYLEAMEDYDRAITLAKEHEYINEEALANELAAKFYLEWGKQKIAQTYLTDAYYGYVRWGALAKVDDLEKRYPQLLAPIFQREKPSLDASKNSTSDRRTSVSTSSTNETVIDSNTSVSDSLDLAAVIKASQALSGEIHFEQLLSTLMQVVMENAGASKCALILRKGDRLYVDVTAVSSSSDCVPICTALASIPLESSEDVPITLINYVKRTQEIWVIDDATAIDSLATDCYIIREQPKSLLCIPIINQRKLLGILYLENNLTTAAFTRDRVELLKLITTQAAISLENAILYKSLAQANERLEEYSLSLEEKVAQRTQELKEKNQRLKQALKELQSTQTQLIQSEKMSSLGQIVAGIAHEINNSINFIYGNISHASRYVEDLLDLLAIYQQENPNLTDQVKKKMQEIDLDFLAQDLPKLLDSMNFGSSRIRNIILSLRNFSRLDESEMKPVNIHEGIDNTLMILQHRLQSTNEGSEIEVIKEYGQLPKVTCYAGQLNQVFMNILSNAIDALEQSFQENKATNVDKGKICIRTDLANSNVRIRIADNGSGMTKEVQQKIFDPFFTTKPIGSGTGLGLSISYQIVVDKHKGQLTCNSTPGQGTEFVIEIPMR